A genome region from Brassica oleracea var. oleracea cultivar TO1000 chromosome C2, BOL, whole genome shotgun sequence includes the following:
- the LOC106327419 gene encoding allene oxide synthase, chloroplastic gives MASPSPPFPISLHATLHQTTTARSTPLKFSSTRVLTRPIKASTSETPPDLAVETRTGSGSKDLPIRTIPGSYGLPIIGPLKDRNDYFHKQKPEEFFKSRIRKYNSTVFRVNMPPGGFIADNPQVVALLDGKSFPVLFDVDKVEKKDLFTGTYMPSTELTGGYRILSYLDPSEPNHAKLKSLLFHLLKSSRNRIFPEFKATYSELFDSIEKELAVNGKADFGGPGDAAAFNFLARAMYGKNPADTKLGSDAPSLITKWVFFNLHPLLTLGLPSIIEDPLLHTFRLPSALIKSDYQRLYEFFLESSGEILIEAEKLGISREEAAHNLLFATCFNTWGGMKILFSNLVKRVGRAGTKLQIRLAEEIRSVIKSNGGELTMGGIEHMELTKSVVFECLRFEPPVPAQYARAKKDFVIESHDAAFRVKAGEMLYGYQPLATRDPKIFERAEEFVPERFLGEEGVRLLQHVVWSNGPQTENPTVGNKQCAGKDFVVLVARLFLIEIFRRYDSFDIEVGSSPLGSSVTFTSLRKASF, from the coding sequence ATGGCCTCTCCTTCACCTCCTTTCCCTATTTCTCTTCACGCTACGCTTCACCAAACAACCACCGCTCGATCAACGCCGCTAAAATTCTCCTCGACTCGAGTTTTAACCCGTCCGATCAAAGCCTCAACGTCAGAGACTCCTCCTGATCTAGCCGTGGAGACCCGCACCGGATCCGGATCCAAAGATCTCCCGATCCGAACCATCCCTGGAAGCTACGGTCTACCAATTATAGGTCCACTAAAAGACCGCAACGATTACTTCCACAAGCAAAAACCCGAGGAGTTCTTCAAATCACGAATCCGTAAATACAACTCCACAGTGTTTCGAGTCAATATGCCACCAGGAGGTTTCATAGCCGACAATCCCCAAGTCGTTGCTTTACTCGACGGAAAAAGCTTCCCGGTTTTGTTCGATGTTGATAAGGTCGAGAAAAAAGATCTCTTCACCGGAACTTACATGCCCTCGACGGAGCTAACCGGAGGCTACCGTATCTTATCATACCTGGACCCGTCGGAGCCGAATCACGCCAAGCTCAAATCTTTACTCTTCCATCTACTCAAATCCTCCCGAAACCGAATCTTCCCGGAGTTTAAAGCTACATATTCAGAGCTTTTCGATTCGATTGAGAAAGAGCTCGCCGTCAACGGAAAAGCAGATTTTGGTGGTCCCGGTGACGCAGCAGCTTTCAATTTCTTGGCTCGAGCTATGTACGGGAAGAATCCAGCTGATACGAAGCTTGGATCCGATGCGCCGAGTCTGATTACGAAATGGGTCTTCTTCAATCTCCATCCTTTGTTGACTCTCGGGCTACCGTCAATCATAGAAGATCCTCTTCTCCATACTTTCCGGTTACCGTCGGCGTTAATCAAGTCTGATTACCAGAGACTCTACGAGTTCTTCCTAGAATCTTCCGGCGAGATTCTAATTGAGGCTGAGAAATTGGGTATCTCGCGAGAAGAAGCTGCTCACAACCTTCTCTTCGCCACGTGTTTCAACACGTGGGGAGGGATGAAAATTCTGTTCTCGAATCTGGTTAAACGGGTCGGGCGGGCAGGTACCAAACTCCAGATCCGATTAGCGGAGGAGATAAGATCTGTTATCAAATCCAACGGCGGAGAGCTCACGATGGGAGGGATTGAGCATATGGAGCTCACGAAATCAGTCGTTTTCGAGTGTCTCCGGTTCGAACCGCCGGTTCCGGCGCAATATGCTCGTGCTAAGAAGGATTTCGTGATCGAGAGCCACGACGCGGCGTTTAGAGTCAAGGCTGGAGAAATGCTTTATGGATATCAACCGCTTGCGACTAGGGATCCGAAGATATTTGAAAGAGCGGAGGAGTTTGTGCCGGAGAGATTTCTCGGAGAGGAAGGAGTGAGGTTGTTGCAGCATGTGGTGTGGTCGAATGGTCCGCAGACGGAGAATCCGACGGTGGGGAATAAACAGTGCGCCGGTAAGGACTTTGTTGTTTTGGTGGCGAGGTTATTTTTGATTGAGATTTTCAGGAGGTATGATTCCTTTGATATTGAGGTTGGCTCGTCGCCGTTGGGAAGCTCCGTTACATTCACGTCTCTGAGGAAGGCTAGCTTTTAG